From the genome of Lutzomyia longipalpis isolate SR_M1_2022 chromosome 2, ASM2433408v1, one region includes:
- the LOC129790727 gene encoding aurora kinase B-like, with amino-acid sequence MAGNAQKETHLRLMQESAKGITNPDLRKSVEELGNAIVSHPSYGIDYKWSTEDFDLGAPLGRGKFGRVYLARERFSQVMVAMKVMFKSELKTGRVERQVLREIEIQSRLKHPNILRLYTWFHDDSKIYLVLEYASEGELYKHLKNSPNGRFNEQRSAKYTYQVASALQYCHKNDVIHRDLKPENILLTAGDLVKLADFGWSAHTPSNKRKTMCGTLDYLPPEMVEGRSYDDSVDQWCLGILCYEFLVGCPPFESDNTEITYEKIRKLQIHYPRHLSPGAKDLISKLLQKPGSERISLEQVMRHPWIQENKNTAINSTFSKSDAPRM; translated from the exons ATGGCGGGAAATGCACAAAAAGAGACTCACTTGAGACTCATGCAGGAATCTGCGAAAGGAATTACAAATCCCGACCTCCGGAAGTCTGTGGAAGAGCTGGGAAATGCCATTGTAAGTCATCCATCCTATGGAATTGACTACAAGTGGTCTACGGAGGATTTTGATTTGGGAGCACCGCTGGGACGGGGGAAATTCGGTCGAGTTTATCTGGCGCGGGAGCGCTTCTCACAGGTAATGGTTGCCATGAAGGTGATGTTCAAGTCAGAGCTGAAGACAGGGCGTGTGGAGCGTCAGGTGTTGCGTGAGATTGAGATTCAATCGAGACTGAAGCACCCGAACATTTTGCGCCTGTATACGTGGTTTCATGATGACAGCAAGATCTACCTGGTGCTGGAGTACGCATCCGAAGGGGAGCTGTACAAGCACCTCAAGAATTCCCCCAATGGGCGATTCAATGAGCAGCGCTCAGCCAAGTATACGTATCAAGTGGCTTCTGCCCTGCAGTACTGCCACAAGAATGATGTCATCCACAGAGATCTGAAGCCAGAGAACATCCTCCTCACTGCGGGAGATCTCGTGAAATTAGCTGATTTTGGTTGGTCTGCACACACGCCGTCCAACAA ACGGAAGACAATGTGCGGAACACTGGATTACTTGCCTCCGGAAATGGTGGAAGGCCGCTCATACGATGATTCCGTCGATCAGTGGTGTTTGGGTATTCTTTGTTATGAATTCCTCGTAGGATGCCCACCCTTTGAATCAGACAACACTGAGATAACATACGAGAAGATCCGGAAACTCCAAATTCACTATCCCCGGCATCTCAGCCCCGGTGCAAAGGATCTCATTTCAAAGCTCCTACAGAAGCCTGGCTCTGAACGTATCTCCCTGGAGCAGGTAATGCGTCATCCCTGGATTCAAGAGAACAAGAATACTGCCATCAACTCCACCTTCTCCAAATCAGATGCACCCAGAATGTAA
- the LOC129790660 gene encoding DNA-directed RNA polymerase, mitochondrial, giving the protein MHRLLMLKSTLPTSIHLLTLSRCCGIPQNSRNPSRVEFSLPFDLFHGRQHSTTVNLDALRLIRKKRKAKKKKFIELLQVTENATKETKTSVKKLKSKKLSEFISNPSSSSLPAAAVSSAPTILATDPVEYSKLNFHIENTTKSANEDIPIVFISDKLGVKKVNQLSSEVLNEILESYQCFREMGEIEEPVAQIEAEFEEIETLEAEVKDSVEAAPVVANPKVAKVKKGKFKSRQHVSSEQEQLAKQKCLFTNISAYLELCVSSGMLNRGLSTFLNYRARWKRFNITRHFDIRLYNILLQGYAEKGNVVKITEILNFMKGDGVQMDAQTFATIIEGIGRQPPDMENTKLLQKYLKEATAQGISLNDIMDRSKFLGDQREIVLDTIHRLEPNFVPTYTPPVLTYSNELLNSLNENIPGIEEKVQMPKVPKERAEEMKKLMQEQLDIEMRGYLSVKNIEKFPEPTPQVLHNRRKLNELQTMWRNQIVFAFNRDLNTIRAQTQCKFNKSTNLFPYLKVLDTKQYVDILLREIRTLAEGSETYSPTVGQLYRELGSKVQARYHLEHMRKMGLLQKTTDIYMDYLLAQDGQEQLADNHRQLWQRLTYGVCNEGPSMDYINQPWSMNITTAIGRFLYNILMRDVKIDLNATRMNAKNQNLSPAFFTIYRNQGRHMKEEVKPHPVLSKLFRGSQQEMLTFDANLVPMMCPPQPWNTPNQGGYLVTKSELIRLPHQAHQQWARIADAPPRDIYPALDSLNQLAAVPWTINGDVLDVVAEVFNSGGSARLDVPQPPSVLQPPVGPPEGQKLTNEEKFQIYRQKLTHRRQQAEMYSLWCDCLYRLSLANHFRDRPFWLPHNMDFRGRVYPLPPHLSHMGSDLARSLLKFHEGKPLGRDGLMWLKLHCINLTGTKKRESVAERLRYAEEILSDILDSADNPLGGKMWWAQSDEPWQTLACCMEIAKVIRSPDPEAFISHFPIHQDGSCNGLQHYAALGRDTAGAVSVNLAPSDSPQDVYSAVAALVEEARVRDAAKDVEVAKTLEGFIRRKVIKQTVMTTVYGVTRYGARLQIARQLKDIEDFPKEYVWQASSYLTVKTFESLREMFKSAREIQDWFTHCARLISAVCFQNVEWVTPLGLPVVQPYNRMEKMGQQQKGTKVGEYFAIDMYEKPNIMKQKNAFPPNFIHSLDSSHMMLTSLFCQRSGLTFISVHDCYWTHASTVPAMNTITREQFVALHSLPILEDLSEFLKQKYCFKDQELKNDGSVSDATKRKLNRILRQVPGKGDFDLNSVLDSVYFFS; this is encoded by the exons ATGCATCGCTTGCTGATGCTAAAGAGTACCCTTCCAACAAGTATTCACCTCTTGACCCTCTCCAGGTGCTGCGGAATTCCCCAAAACTCCCGGAACCCCAGTCGTGTGGAGTTTTCTCTGCCTTTTG ACTTATTCCATGGGCGGCAGCACTCCACAACAGTTAATTTAGATGCCCTCCGGTTGATAAGGAAAAAGAGGAAagccaagaagaagaaattcattgaactCCTTCAAG TTACGGAAAATGCAACGAAGGAAACAAAAACTTCCGTGAAGAAGCTGAAAAGCAAGAAACTTTCGGAATTTATCAGCAATCCCAGTTCCTCAAGCCTTCCTGCCGCGGCGGTGTCATCAGCCCCGACTATTTTAGCCACAGATCCCGTTGAGTactcaaaattgaattttcacattgaaaataCGACAAAATCCGCGAATGAGGATATTCCAATTGTTTTTATAAGTGATAAATTGGGCGTGAAGAAGGTGAATCAGCTGTCGTCGGAGGTTCTCAATGAGATCCTCGAGAGTTATCAGTGTTTCCGTGAGATGGGAGAGATTGAGGAGCCTGTGGCGCAAATTGAAGCAGAATTCGAGGAAATTGAGACTCTGGAGGCGGAAGTGAAGGATTCCGTTGAAGCTGCCCCCGTTGTGGCTAATCCAAAGGTTGCAAAGGTCAAGAAGGGGAAGTTCAAGTCTCGTCAGCATGTGTCGTCGGAACAGGAGCAGCTGGCAAAGCAGAAATGTCTCTTTACCAACATCAGTGCGTATTTGGAGTTGTGCGTGTCCAGTGGGATGCTGAATCGGGGATTGTCGACGTTCCTCAACTACCGCGCACGATGGAAGAGATTCAACATTACGCGACACTTTGACATCCGCCTGTACAACATTCTCCTCCAGGGGTACGCTGAGAAGGGAAATGTTGTCAAAATCACGgagattttgaattttatgaaggGGGATGGGGTGCAGATGGACGCTCAAACTTTTGCCACAATCATCGAGGGCATTGGTCGGCAGCCACCGGACATGGAGAACACAAAACTCCTGCAGAAGTACCTCAAGGAGGCGACAGCGCAGGGAATCTCCCTGAATGACATTATGGACAGGAGTAAATTCCTCGGGGATCAGAGAGAAATTGTCCTGGACACCATTCACAGGCTTGAACCGAACTTTGTACCCACGTACACACCCCCAGTGCTGACCTACAGCAATGAACTCCTCAATTCCCTCAATGAAAACATTCCGGGAATTGAGGAGAAAGTCCAAATGCCCAAAGTACCCAAAGAGAGGGCAGAGGAAATGAAGAAACTAATGCAGGAACAGCTGGATATTGAGATGCGAGGCTATCTATCAGTGAAGAACATTGAAAAGTTCCCGGAACCAACACCCCAAGTCCTCCACAATAGGCGGAAACTCAATGAACTCCAGACAATGTGGAGGAATCAAATTGTTTTTGCCTTCAATCGAGATTTAAATACAATTCGTGCTCAAACCCAatgcaaattcaataaatccaCCAATCTCTTCCCATACCTCAAAGTACTTGACACAAAGCAATACGTGGACATCCTGCTCCGGGAAATCCGCACCCTGGCTGAGGGATCAGAGACGTACAGTCCAACTGTGGGACAACTTTACCGGGAATTGGGTTCAAAGGTACAAGCACGCTACCATTTGGAGCACATGAGGAAGATGGGGCTGCTGCAGAAGACCACAGACATCTACATGGATTACCTCCTGGCCCAAGACGGTCAGGAGCAGTTGGCGGACAATCACAGGCAGCTGTGGCAGAGGCTAACCTATGGGGTGTGCAATGAAGGTCCCAGCATGGACTACATCAATCAACCGTGGTCAATGAACATCACAACGGCCATTGGGAGGTTCCTCTACAACATCCTCATGCGTGACGTCAAGATTGATCTCAATGCCACGCGGATGAATGCCAAGAATCAAAACTTATCGCCTGCCTTCTTTACAATCTACAGGAATCAAGGGAGGCACATGAAGGAGGAAGTTAAACCGCATCCAGTGTTGTCCAA ATTATTTCGTGGATCGCAACAGGAAATGCTGACTTTTGATGCAAATCTCGTACCGATGATGTGCCCCCCACAGCCGTGGAATACCCCCAATCAGGGAGGCTACCTCGTGACGAAGAGCGAACTCATTCGGCTGCCGCATCAGGCACATCAGCAATGGGCGAGGATTGCTGATGCACCACCGAGAGACATCTATCCAGCACTGGATAGTCTCAATCAGTTGGCAGCTGTGCCGTGGACGATTAATGGGGATGTTCTCGATGTTGTTGCGGAGGTTTTCAATAGCGGTGGGAGTGCGCGTTTGGATGTGCCACAGCCGCCGTCGGTGTTGCAGCCACCGGTTGGACCGCCGGAAGGGCAGAAGTTGACGAATGAGGAGAAATTCCAGATTTATCGACAAAAACTCACGCATAGGCGACAACAGGCTGAAATGTACAGTCTCTGGTGTGATTGCCTCTACCGGTTGTCCCTTGCAAATCACTTCCGTGACAGGCCGTTCTGGTTGCCGCACAATATGGATTTTCGCGGGAGAGTCTACCCGCTGCCGCCGCATCTCAGTCACATGGGCTCAGATCTAGCGAGATCGCTCCTCAAGTTCCACGAAGGGAAACCTCTTGGCAGGGATGGGTTGATGTGGCTAAAGCTGCACTGTATCAATCTTACGGGGACGAAGAAGAGGGAATCCGTGGCAGAACGTCTGCGGTATGCTGAGGAGATTCTCAGTGATATCCTGGATTCAGCGGATAATCCtcttggggggaaaatgtggTGGGCACAGTCAGATGAACCGTGGCAAACGCTGGCGTGTTGCATGGAAATCGCCAAGGTGATACGTTCTCCGGATCCGGAAGCCTTCATCAGTCACTTCCCCATTCATCAGGATGGCTCGTGCAATGGGCTTCAGCACTATGCTGCCCTCGGGAGGGACACAGCTGGTGCAGTAAGTGTCAATCTTGCCCCCTCGGACAGCCCACAGGATGTCTACAGTGCCGTTGCGGCTCTCGTGGAGGAAGCTCGTGTCCGGGATGCGGCAAAAGATGTGGAAGTGGCCAAAACACTCGAAGGTTTCATCCGGAGAAAGGTGATAAAGCAAACAGTGATGACAACGGTGTACGGGGTGACGCGGTATGGGGCTCGGCTGCAGATTGCGCGGCAACTCAAAGACATTGAGGACTTCCCGAAGGAATACGTGTGGCAGGCCTCATCGTATCTCACCGTGAAGACCTTCGAGAGCCTCCGGGAGATGTTTAAGTCAGCGAGAGAGATTCAGGACTGGTTTACGCACTGTGCTCGTCTCATTTCCGCCGTGTGCTTCCAGAATGTGGAATGGGTGACACCGCTGGGGCTGCCGGTGGTGCAGCCGTACAACAGAATGGAGAAGATGGGGCAGCAGCAGAAGGGCACCAAAGTGGGGGAATACTTTGCCATTGATATGTACGAGAAGCCCAACATAATGAAGCAGAAGAATGCCTTCCCGCCCAATTTTATTCACTCCCTCGACTCCAGCCACATGATGCTCACGTCGCTCTTTTGCCAACGCTCCGGCCTCACCTTCATCTCCGTCCACGACTGCTACTGGACGCATGCTAGCACAGTGCCAGCGATGAATACCATCACGAGGGAACAATTTGTCGCACTTCATTCACTTCCCATCCTCGAGGATTTGTCGGAGTTCCTCAAGCAGAAGTATTGCTTCAAAGATCA agaatTGAAGAACGACGGCTCTGTGAGTGATGCCACAAAGAGAAAACTGAACAGAATCCTCCGGCAGGTGCCGGGAAAGGGTGATTTTGACCTCAACAGTGTACTCGATTCTGTCTACTTTTTCAGCTGA
- the LOC129790693 gene encoding myosin-9 produces MKTTPSRGTCTYIFILCFLVLFTPSTHGDEVSYQELREGMKSLLFSVGQIDVKLERHEQRERNMAELVKRALVQLQKGQRQFEPMKGTFSRLDERVGQIESMLISRENAMTEQQSKLADALEAILKMTDNGGTKGNGRYFVGKGDLSEEDEDLGHKIDDLSDNIKSLRREIAELRNERQTADVSTKEILEQTEKLLSSKLGVADEVMEKLEEKLVNFYVTSASTQSPTSSNHADWEQLVTEALGDIRTRVYDMNPPAKESLDRQFVQDLSKETLEAIQDMKLEVLEASDKSFTKTATRIKETHDEIQSSVADVLKTLSETTTSAESFFEEFGKRQETLQADVTALAKIDKMLLQTADSVLDTKRKVELGVHQIAQQVGEIVANSNGDLNETLIKRFDALDETILDNHLGSLANLSSKIETEISQVWRQVGIMYQEISSSKAALDRLQQQTEAYVNGTVTTMDSMEGKVTLITSRMAEVDTNLNYLLGRLSLVTQEFNQIKTGLGDALDNIRSSFMTVQDKIKDVGPGPHQIPPEELDEGRLNYLAQ; encoded by the exons ATGAAGACAACACCCTCCAGAGGAACTTGCACAT ATATCTTCATTCTCTGCTTCCTGGTTCTCTTCACCCCATCCACCCACGGTGATGAAGTTTC ATACCAGGAGCTGCGGGAAGGGATGAAGTCGCTGCTCTTCTCAGTGGGGCAGATTGATGTGAAGTTGGAGCGTCATGAGCAACGGGAACGGAATATGGCGGAGCTGGTGAAGCGTGCCCTGGTTCAGCTGCAGAAGGGTCAGCGTCAGTTTGAGCCAATGAAGGGGACTTTCAGTCGCTTGGATGAGCGTGTTGGTCAGATTGAATCGATGCTGATTAGCCGTGAGAATGCCATGACGGAGCAACAGAGCAAACTCGCAGATGCCTTGGAGGCCATCCTTAAGATGACGGACAATGGGGGGACAAAGGGAAATGGACGGTACTTTGTCGGGAAGGGCGATTTGTCTGAAGAGGATGAAGATCTCGGGCACAAAATTGATGATCTTTCTGATAATATTAAG AGCCTTCGACGGGAGATTGCAGAGCTGAGGAATGAACGCCAAACAGCCGATGTGAGCACAAAGGAAATCCTGGAGCAAACTGAGAAGCTCCTCAGTTCCAAACTTGGTGTTGCAGATGAAGTGATGGAGAAGCTGGAAGAGAAGCTGGTCAATTTCTACGTGACCTCTGCCTCCACACAGAGTCCCACGTCCAGCAATCATGCCGATTGGGAGCAACTCGTGACTGAGGCCCTTGGGGATATTCGTACTCGAGTGTACGACATGAATCCCCCGGCGAAGGAATCCCTCGATCGTCAATTTGTTCAGGATCTCTCCAAGGAAACTCTCGAGGCTATTCAGGACATGAAGTTGGAGGTTCTGGAGGCGTCCGATAAGAGCTTCACGAAGACAGCAACACGCATCAAGGAGACACACGATGAGATTCAATCATCCGTGGCTGACGTGCTCAAGACTCTCTCGGAAACCACAACATCCGCAGAGTCCTTCTTCGAGGAATTCGGGAAGCGGCAGGAAACGCTGCAGGCTGATGTGACGGCACTGGCGAAGATTGATAAGATGCTCCTGCAGACGGCTGACAGTGTGCTGGATACAAAGCGAAAGGTGGAGCTGGGAGTTCATCAGATTGCACAGCAAGTTGGGGAGATTGTGGCCAATTCCAATGGGGATCTCAATGAGACGCTCATTAAGag ATTTGATGCCCTCGATGAGACAATCCTGGACAATCATTTAGGTTCTCTGGCTAATCTCAGTTCCAAGATTGAAACGGAGATTTCtcag gtTTGGCGTCAAGTTGGCATCATGTACCAGGAGATCTCCTCGAGTAAAGCTGCCCTGGATCGTCTGCAGCAACAAACGGAGGCCTATGTGAATGGCACAGTGACCACCATGGACAGCATGGAGGGCAAAGTGACGCTGATCACGAGCAGAATGGCGGAAGTTGATACAAATCTCAACTACCTCCTCGGGCGGCTGTCGCTGGTCACGCAAGAATTCAATCAAATCAAGACGGGACTCGGTGATGCCCTCGATAACATCCGCAGCAGCTTCATGACGGTCCAGGATAAGATTAAAG ATGTTGGTCCTGGACCGCATCAGATCCCGCCGGAAGAGCTAGATGAGGGACGACTAAACTACCTGGCGCAGTGA